Proteins from a single region of Dictyostelium discoideum AX4 chromosome 5 chromosome, whole genome shotgun sequence:
- a CDS encoding hypothetical protein (Phytochelatins synthase), which translates to MNGQLLVRQLKRCTNSCYCGNTSKQLAANFSSNNSSNNNNNNNNNNNNNSNGITNLFKQININKENGGINFSSAAPAIKSSSSSSISPTKIITTNISCSSCNSAQAPNPPPPPPTLLQPVQQQITTTQQKPVVSFYKRNLPSHLVEFSSDEGKKLFRESLANGHMEGYFSLAEQFVSQSDPAFCGLATLAMVLNALKIDPNRLWKGPWRWFAEDMLDCCIPIESVKKRGITFTEFSCLSKCNGANIKPYRGDESDINQFRNSIIEASSKQGIHLVMSYSRKVLGQTGSGHYSPIGGYHKERDLALVLDVARFKYSPHWVPVEVLWESMKALDNETNRPRGYYLISKNPSYEPSFCRIKNTLSWSSIADQFLKGFPTLLAENNPSTYEDVIETLFKTLPPETPYVLCAYSHELHKQLMIGDKDHHFLYNDLNSGNFNLNNSSCCIDTCDDISHQHNSNNNNNNNNNNNNNNNNNNNNNNANVNSNNNNEEENNNNNNDKYNKWEKFFEQITNNSLAFKVINKLIQDGRIKWKVTHQHNQHGTTQEICHDYPTQLATFMFLAFPSHVYSRLSTTIRDKLAEIRNLDGLNANVIAEIMKVREEMFLVGRSACECSPEDPIGCGSPKSSN; encoded by the exons atgaatggtCAATTGCTTGTAAGACAATTAAAAAGGTGTACAAATAGTTGTTATTGTGGGAACACTTCGAAACAATTGGCAGCAAATTTCAGTTCAaacaatagtagtaataataataacaataataataataataataataataatagtaatggaaTTACAAAcctttttaaacaaataaatataaataaagaaaatggtGGAATAAATTTTTCAAGTGCAGCACCAGCaataaaatcatcatcatcatcatcaatatcacCTACAAAAATTATAACAACAAATATTTCATGTAGTAGTTGTAATAGCGCACAAGCGCCaaatccaccaccaccacctccaaCACTACTACAACCagtacaacaacaaataactACCACTCAACAAAAGCCAGTTGTtagtttttataaaagaaatttaccATCACATTTGGTAGAGTTTTCTTCAGACGAaggtaaaaaattatttagagaATCCTTAGCAAATGGTCATATGGAAGGTTATTTCTCTTTAGCTGAACAATTTGTATCTCAAAGTGATCCAGCTT tTTGTGGATTAGCAACATTAGCAATGGTATTAAATGCATTAAAGATTGATCCAAATAGATTATGGAAAGGACCATGGAGATGGTTTGCAGAGGATATGTTAGATTGTTGTATACCAATTGAATCGGTAAAGAAGAGAGGTATTACATTTACAGAGTTTTCATGTTTATCCAAATGTAATGGTGCAAATATTAAACCCTATAGAGGTGATGAGAGTGATATCAATCAATTTAGAAATAGTATTATAGAGGCTTCAAGTAAACAAGGTATTCATTTGGTAATGTCATATAGTAGAAAGGTTTTAGGTCAAACGGGGTCTGGTCATTATTCACCCATTGGTGGATACCATAAAGAAAGAGATTTAGCATTGGTTTTGGATGTTGCcagatttaaatattcaccACATTGGGTACCGGTTGAAGTATTATGGGAATCAATGAAAGCATTGGATAATGAAACTAACAGACCAAGAGGTTACTATCTAATTAGTAAGAATCCATCTTATGAACCTTCATTTTGTAGAATAAAGAATACATTATCTTGGTCAAGTATTGCTGATCAATTCTTAAAGGGTTTCCCCACTTTATTGGCTGAAAATAATCCATCAACCTATGAAGATGTCATTGAAACactatttaaaactttaccACCTGAAACACCTTATGTGCTTTGTGCTTACTCTCATGAACTACATAAACAATTAATGATTGGTGATAAAGATCATCATTTCCTCTATAATGATCTTAATAgtggtaattttaatttaaataatagtagttgttgtattGATACTTGTGATGATATTTCTCATCAacataatagtaataataataataataataataataataataataataataataataataataataataataataatgcaaatgtaaatagtaataataataatgaagaagaaaataataataataataatgataaatataataaatgggagaaattttttgaacaaattacaaataattctTTAGCATTTAaagttataaataaattaattcaagaTGGAAGAATTAAATGGAAAGTAACACATCAACATAATCAACATGGAACTACACAAGAAATTTGTCATGATTATCCAACTCAATTGGCAACTTTTATGTTTTTGGCTTTCCCATCACATGTCTATAGTCGTTTATCGACAACTATTCGTGATAAATTGGCTGAAATTAGAAATTTAGATGGTTTAAATGCAAATGTAATCGCTGAAATAATGAAGGTACGTGAAGAAATGTTTTTGGTTGGTAGAAGTGCTTGTGAATGTTCTCCTGAAGATCCAATTGGTTGTGGTTCTCCAAAATCTTccaattaa